In Dermacentor silvarum isolate Dsil-2018 chromosome 10, BIME_Dsil_1.4, whole genome shotgun sequence, the genomic stretch TAGACAAGGACAAAGCTTCCTTTGTCACCCCAAGCACTTGAATAGATTCTACCAACAACCCAAGCACTTGCGGTGTCAATACTTTCTTTGTCCTTGTCTGTCGTCCTACTTTAATTTCAGTATGGATCCAAACCATCTCAACCAAATGTCAACCTTGCTGAAGGGAGTGGTGGGGTTACTGTGACGTCATTTCCAGCAACATGCTCACTCACTACACCACAATCAGCAAGGTTCCAGGACACAACCATGACAATGCGCCCATGAAATCCCAGCAGCATATCACTCGTCAGCCAAAGGGAGCTTCCGTGGCAAATATCCACTTGCTGGGCGCGTGAAACGTGACAACACGACCTGACGAAAACATGACATCATCGTATGTTGCGCTCCCCATCGAGCAGATGGGGAGGGGTTTGAATATCTACCTTCTGTTAATACCCACTTACAGCTGACTGGGGAAGGAGTGGTATGTCTAGGCAAGATCAACAGCATGGCCTGGCACCCCAAAGAGGACACTTTCTCAAGGAAATAAAGGGAGTCAAAGCAACCGCATTTCCCGACCACATTCACCCATGACTATGAAATAATGCTAAAATTTTAACCAATAGGATTTTCACAAGGAAACAAAGGGAGTCAAAGCAACCGCATTTCCCGACCACATTCATCCCATGACTATGAAATAATGCTAAAATATTAACCAATACTTTTAGAAAAGCTCCAACCACAATCAATGGCCTCTACACAACATCCTTAACTGTTCACTGTTACGCCCACAATACACATGTGAGGAGTACTAAGAATGCATCTCTGTCAATCACTTTTTATGTCTCTGCATTGCTGCAACTGTTAAATGCCACCAATTTGTCCAATTCAACTCCTTGTTTTGCTACTCAAAGCCAGGGGTGTAGACAGGGGGGTGGGCACACAAGAcacatgcacccccccccccctgaaatctCATGAACCACGGATACCTAGCCTAAAACGACATGTGGAAACACCTGCCTACACcttgcccccctcccctcccgaaAAATATTCCTGGCTACGCCATTTCTCTAAGCCTTTGGTTACAAAACAACCATAgcatgaaaaagaaagagaaggtcAAATAAGAACACAATGCAAATACCGACTCTGAAGCGAACTTGTACAGGAAAGATGCCCATCTCACTTTTATGTGCATGTGCAAAAATAGTTCGCAAAAAAATCAAGAGAGACTTCTTAAAGCTTTTTTCGTGCATGCCTGCATTCAAACTGCATGTCTCCCCAGCAAAGGTCAGCAACTTTCGACGGTTCTTGTTGGTCCTCATAATTTTTCTTTGACTTTCGCAGAACGAACTAGCACCATCTAGATCAGCCTTCTAGTTCCCCTACACAAAAGCCTTGGTcgtcatcacaaaaaaaaaaaaataaagaaaaaagctcTTGCATGTAAACTTTCCAATTCGGTCTGGAAATAGCAAATGAACAGACGGCAAAGTGGAAAAGACACATGTGCTGAGTAACAACTGCAGGTTCACTAAAACGTGCAAAATGTTATAAAGCAGTACAGAAAAGTATGTGCATGCACCACATGGGCACATAATGTTCACATGCCTCATTCAATGCGCCTAATCAAATGTTAATGTGACTGACCAAATGTTAGTGTGCCTAATAGCTTAACCTAACAACATAATTGTGCCTGTATATAATGCAGCGGTTAACTTCTTCCATTGTTTCTGACAATGATTTACATCAGGCATGTTATACAAGTGGCTGGATGGGTATTTTCCAAGTTTGCTGGACATGTAATGGTTGATGTTCACATATCAGATGTTATGTTTTTGTGGAGAGCTCAGACATGAATTCTACATTTCGTAATTTTCACAGAACTTCCTGACttattgaaaattcttaatctgtTCTGCTGCAGTATGCTTTTAATGACTGCAAAGGTGCAAAAAATGTGGTAACACTAAATTTTCGACAGGCCGAAATTGATTGGCGCTTGAAAATCACTCATGTACTAACACCATGAACATTTGAGCAGTTcataatagtatttttgtttcCTTCTGTAAAAGTACAAAGTGAAGCAATATTGAGTGCATGTCTGGATAGGACATACAAACAATATTGTTTCTATGCTCAGCTGCCAGTCAGCACATGTGCAATGTCCGTATTTTATTTCTAACACACATTTTGTTTTGCACGCATCTTTTGGAGCATACATATGAATACTCACCCACTTTGCCACTCTTTTAAAGCTCTCCAAGTTGTTCAACACCCTCGCCTACCTGCACAGTGCCATTTCAAAATTACGCCACATCGGCCAATTTTCAGGTTTTCCACATAACATATAAAGCTTTGGCTACGACAGATGATTGTTTCCGGTGAAGTGCTTTGCAGTAGGCTACTCTCCCGATTGACAGCAGGCTCGCGAAAAGCATTGCAAGTTCTGGCAGCCATTCGCCGAGTCCTGAAACGGGCCATTGTCGACGTAATCGCAGTAGAAGAGATTCTTGGGCTGCAGACGTGGGGTGCCCAACATGAGTTCCCTCAGGCCTTCAGCCAGTCAGCTGGAAACATCCGGAAACGTCAAGGTACTCGAGGTGACTGAGCAGGTCCCAGTTGGCCAGGAATCTGTACCAGCAATTGTAGATGTAAGCTCGGCATTAAAAGAATGCAAGTAGTTTTTGGACACTAAGGGAACATTAGGCAGTATCAAAGGATTGTTGACTTGGTAAGGTGTTATAGCGAAAAAGGTCAACAGCATGAACGAAACACAGTGGGATGGAAAGACAACACGAATGCTTACCCTACAACTAAATTTCATTGTTAAAGCTAATGCAAAATGTAAGCAAGACACTTGTTTGGACACAAAAGGGTGCAATGCTGGAAAAAATAGCAGTCAACAACATTTACACCAATCTTCTTATTTGCTGGTCATCGCTGTGAACAATTTGCCAAGGACTAACTACTACAAGTGTCAGCCGAATGTATGTATTACTATTCTTTCCTTCAGGGGAAAATTCAAGCAATAAATGTgctggcttttctttttttttttttttgcctgcagtGAATCTGAATGCAGCACCATCGAGTCTTTGTGACGTCAAGTTTTGCAGCTTGTCTATATGCAGTCACACAGAAACTAGTTTAATtggcaacaaaaacaaacaagctggGTTCCTTGAATGGTTGGGGTATCATGGCATTGCCTTCTTGTGAACGTCTTGTTTTCTTATATTTCTGCTGACCTGGTTTCTATAATCACACGTACTCTGTACTACTTTCCCCGAATATCTAGTTATAAGTAAGTGTTCATGTTCACTATTTATTTCCATGCCTGTCTGTTGCATTTGTGCATTTGAAGACAAGGTTTTCTTTGGCGACATCAGATTGACTTGGTGTTCATGATATCTGGGTCTCTGGCCACTGTCGTCTGATAAATTAGATAATTTGAGGCCTTCTAGTGCACATAGGACAACGAAAAAGGCGTTTAGATGAAGCTTTGAATGAAAAATATGCACCGAGTTAGTGTAGAGCTATGTGCAAAGCAGTAATAATACATAATTAGTGCATAAAGGACATAACTGGAACCCAGATATGCTAGTTCAAACTGTGCGCGCCTAGAACCTGGAACCAGAAGTGCGGCATTACTCAacgaaaaatatgggccgatcccagagatagtgcagtcaaAAAATGTGAGCAGATCCCGAAGGTAGTACAGTCTAAATAAACCACACGTTACACTAATATGCCATAGAAGACCTAATCTTTCTTCGATTTTCCATTgtccgccctttttttttttttcaccacaaaGTACTCTGCACATAGCCTCCCAAAGTGCATAGCACAGATATTTCAATGCCGAGTTCTCTAACAGGCACCCTTTATCTCTTATGGTCAATTCTACCTCATAATTAAAATGTTGTTTTACAACTGCATATGTGCCTGAATGTTAGACAAGTGACATGCAATTCTACCATGACACACTTGAGAAATTACTCTAGGTTCCtttaaaaaatgcagaaaaactaAAACCTACTTTTTGATTTCgcctaaacataaaaaaaaagttctacaGATGGCCGAAAACATTAGAGAGAGGTCAACATATTCAGCAAATTATTTTCCACACTGGCATTTCTCtatgatcattttttttttttgcttaactTGATTGTTTCTTCTCTTATACAAAGAAAGGCAGTTGACATTTACTTTCCCTCGCAAGGCCACACACAAAGTTAAAACTTACAGGAGCCCACTGTCTGTGATGCCGAAGCACCCTGAAAGATTCAGGTGTCTCAATCCTCCAACGCCGCTTGAACCTTCCTGTGTCAGACCCTGCTTTGCTGATGCGTAATACGACACTGCCCCAGAATCGGAGAGGTCCAACTCCGACAAGACGTTAACGACACCACTGCAATGGCTCCGGAATGGACAAGCATCACAAAATCGGCTCCTGCCATGAACAACGACGGGGGCTCGCTGATTCACATCTGCAGCACGGTCATCCCACGCATCCAGGGAGTTCCAGGACAGATTTGATGAGGAAGGCGAACTGGTGCTGTACCGGTCACAACTTGCGAAGCATCCGTCCACCAATGCTCTCCGCCGCTGGAGAAGACACCGTGCCAGCCGGGAGAGGCCAACGTCTGTCAGCCATGAGCAACCAGACAGGTCAATGTGTTCGAGCTGGGAGCAGGCGCCATTCTCTTCGAGCCTGCAACAAGGCCATGCAGACACATCGACACCTAAACATTTGCTCTCACCAAACACGTAGTACACTGTACGATAGAACTTCATTATAACGAATTTTCATATGACATGACAATACGTCCATTATATCGAACATTCACTACACTTTGCATGCTGATATTAGCATGCATCatagatttactttgttatatcgaacCATTCATTATATCTGTGTTCAACTGTATACCATAAGCAATGTTTGCACTCAATCCTCACTTCTAGGGATGTTGCTTTCAGTGCACACTAACTGACCAAATGAGCAGAAATGGACATTAGAGAAGAGTCTGGCTACACTTCAACTGTACAGTGCTTAGCGATTCAAACGTGATTATCGGCCCACATGGCAGGCTGGtgcttttaggtgcgaagcatcttatgcgcTCGGCCTGTCGGCctctcctgtcgtcgccgtcacggtaAACAAGCGGCACATTCCCGgcactatgcgctcgggctgtcggcgtctcctgtcgtcgtcggcGTCACGGCAAGCAAGCAGCACGCGCtcatgccgagcgcgtgccgcttgcatGAGCgcactgtaataactaataaaaactaaaacagtaagaaaggcgtccataatggcccaATTTCTTtagcaccagtgagtgctggttAATCGTTGGAGGGCCAAATGCAGTCGCAGTGCACCACAAAGGACCTCGCTTTCATCGTATACCATAAAgcatcagctcggtgtccccaACGTCCACCAGTGGCGTAAAAAGTGCTGGCCACCATGCGGACCAGTTATTGCATTTGAATCACTCAGCACTGTACACTTAACCAACAATTACATAACATAGCTGTTAAACAGAAACACTGTGAGGTCAACAGATGCTTCAGGCAAGAGCAAGGCATTGCGATATAGCTGTTATCTTGTGTGAAAGTACTGGTGAAAATGATGAACTTAGAATGCAACCCTAGAGGTAAGTGCACTTACAGGAGGTGCAGGAGTAGTACTGGCATTTCAAAATACCTAAAAACATTATTGCAGAAAGAGTCTTTTGTAAAGCTCTAGTGCATGCGAAAAAATAAGCCTGCAGTATCTCAAAATAAACCAACCTGACCTGCCAGGCAGCTGGCATGCACAGTTGTTCCAAAGGCATTCTAGTTAAATACTTTACTGCATCAAGTCTAAAAGCAGCAAGAAAAAATtgacaaattttaaaaaatgcttgaATATGAACCACTTATAGTACAACAATGGTATTTGTTCAAAATGTACAATGGAGCTATTAACCAATGTCATCACACCGAAATAATGCAAAAAGCACCCACCCTTTGAAAGCCGTGTCCCCAGTGTCGGTGTAAGAAATGTCCAGGTGGGAAACCTTGGGACAAAGCTTCAGAATGGATCTTAACTGCAAATAAGCACAATTGGCATCATTTATTAACATGTAAAAACAGCTGGTTTCAAGAGTATGACTCAAAAGCACAAGCATTTCCCACAGCGACAAGTgataaaaattaaaaatgataAGCACAGCCTTGAGATATAAAAAGACTGCAAGGTTCATTAAAGATCAAATGTGGGATTTTTTATGCAGCTCCCCTTGCAGACACCCATGTGGTCATGTAATGTATAGAACAGACGTTCAATGGTCTATCACAGCACGAAACCAATTTATGCCAAAGGAACGAAAACATACGGCAGTTTTTACTCGCAGTATGCTTGCACTTCTAATGTgctagcattcttagggtacctCAGGTGCTTTCCGAGGGCTATCtgtctatgtatgtatgtttgtctCTAAACATTTTCCCGCCTAAATGGCTCACTTGGTAGTCCACGGTCAAATGATTAGCGCATCAGGCTGCTAGGCTGAGGTAACAGGATTCGAAACTAACCATCGGACCAACCTGGGTCATTGAGCATGTGGCATTGTGTACACATGAGCGGCTCTTGaacaaacctctttcacgccgacacggATCACTGTAGATGCAGGACTGGGTAGATACCGCTGTTAGATGAAATTCTTTGGCGCCGACTTGGAGCATGGTATGCGCTACTCGGTCtgcgctggtcttcaatgaaaCTATTTGATgcgccaacttgggttactgtgTACGTGACAGTAGGTGTGTGTCGCTCCTCCCTGAACctctctgacgccaacttgggtaattaggtatgtgccactttaCAATGATGAAAAAGATCATTTAAATTTCTCCAATGTTCAGCAGAATCGAAACCAATTCACAAGGGCTCcccaaggacagcaacctgaagctttagcaggctgtgccacaaatgcgctgggtatgtgccacttttcaataaacgctttcacgccaacgcgttagtgagctgcgccatgaatgcactgggtatgtgccgctctgcGATGAACCTCTCACCAGCCTCACTAGATGGAGCAGCATGTCCGGAAAGGAGCGCAAGAGAGGAACCCAGTTGCCGCATGATGTGTTTTTCagtgttcgcacgcaccggcgcgccacgcatttcggaggccacgcacaggcttcCCAGtggcggcactagatggcgccaatTGTTCTTAAGAAGCACAAAAGAAGAGTCCcactgcagtgcacgcctcatacataactcgttccAATGGTGAAAATACTTTGTGTCGCTATATTGTttcaatgctaaatgcattacTGTTAAGAGTCATGGTGAGATGGGTGCtgccgaaatttttttttttttgaactgatGCAAAATTGGAGGGTGCAATAATTATGTGCAGAAAATTTTCTAATGGAAATTTTTAGGCGCTAAatggaaaaaatgaaaaataaaatggcTGCAAATAAGGGCTCTCCCGCCGGCCACTGTAAGCGCCAACAAAATATTACTTACAAACAATAAGATCACAGGTGTAGCAAGCAGGAATTGCAAAAACCCGTTATTTGCAGACACTAGCTGATCCTAGAGTCACTAAAGGAATAAATAAGTTACTCCTGCCTGACCTGGCCAGAGTCAATGTCAACACTGACATCGAAACAAGCAGACAATTGTCTCCGAGGCAATTTTTGAGGGAGCGATGATCACTTGACCAAGAAAAATATATAATCTTTGATGCCCAATGTTGGGCACACGAGCATTATGCACATGCAAGCATTGTGTGAGTATTATTTGAGTAAACATGATAGTTGAGGAAAGCAAAGAATTAAATGGAGTTATAAGATTAGGAAACTTAAAGGTATAAGGCAGGTTCAGGTTTAAACAAGCTTTCAAAACTGAGcgcatctttttctttttctacctTTACGACAGTAATCCATGGTTGATTTCTGTGCAGAAATACACGAAACATGGAAATGAGAAAATGTAGATAGAGCCGATACATCAGTATTGTATTAGGTCAACAGTAGCCTGCCAGACAGATAACTCACAATGAACAAAAGCGAAAAGGGTGCCTGCTGCACCTGTGGTGCAACAAGTGTCATGCGTGCATGCAGTACAAGAAAAGCAAGGGCAAGAAAAGAACACTACGAGACATCGATTTTAGTAGCAAACATGATTTAGTAGTGATAGCTGAGGGGCGTGCACATTTTCAATTGATACATGCACTTACACGAGCACTTAATAATGCGTTCATTTATTTACACCACGTCGCCACTACAGCCAATGCTCATTGCAACGAACCGTGATAATCCAGCATAAAAGGTTTGTTATATCCCAAGTCTGTTCTATCCAAAATAAGGGCCGTGGTATGTTGTGAAATGGTGAAACTTTGTGTATACCACAGTCTAACCGTAATCAAATGCAAAAATGATAAAAACATCGAAATTAATGAAAAAAATAGCTATAGATAAATGGGTTAAGGCGGTAATCGAACAACCATATGCCATGGCAAGAACGGCAACGGCAAGAATGGCAGCCACAACCCTGCCTTTTtccccttacccaaccctacccgggaggactgggaggctgccctgcttgactgctcagacctacgggcccaaaaggccctggttaagcgcgcccaggcggcggctaccgccactggggttCCGTattagggactccacctagtgtttgtaaggggccTCCTCTTCAGGGTCGTCCTGAGCATACATCCTCGTACTTTTTGTCATACAattaaatgtttttcaccaccaccaccacaagcgaatTGAGCTTCATGCCGGCAGTCGCGTCAATGcaatcttagccgcgaaaacagagGGAGGGCGGACTCAACCTCCGCcgcagatgcctttcaagatacagccgcccgggcggaagcACGCGGCGTAGTATGCCGCCTCCCTCCTCCCTACCCTTACCCCGGAGCCTTCCAGCCCGGCGGGACCACGCGGCTGCAGTCGAGCGCCgcccctccacctgcccaccctcCCCCTGGAGCTTTCCGGCCTGGCGGGAGCACGCAGCCACAGTAAAGCGAGGCCCCTCCACCTCcataccctccctccggagcgttgtgcctGACTGGaatactgcgcgcttccttcccgcttccagcCCTTGCGTGCATGAGccgtgattgccggctcaccgtcgcacactTTCTCtcgaagctaaacatttcgacagaattacctgtctagTTGGGAAAAATTTATTAAGACTTAAAGTTTCTCTAAGTCTTaaacactttcactcgcacataaagcatccggcgcacggcgacgattttattgcccgtggactttatacagaagctaagggcgacgacgacggcagaaatgcgtctggagcGTCCATACAactgctaccgcaataaaatgcACTGCTGTTGTACTTACTTTTTTCAACAAAACGCCTTTTTATGCACTCAATCTCAAATATTACTGTACACGTGTACTATGCATATTGTTGCATACTTTGGGAACccatatcttgaaactggtgtcatcctcagaaatCGTTCAAAGTGGATACGACTCTAAAAGTCACAagcaagaatttgtaaattgcgacaTGTGGCAtcaaattaaaaaattaaaaaatttcaAGTCAgtcagaaatttcattttttatGGAAATAATTTCTGCCTTTGAGAGTAATCTAGATCAGGAAGTAGAAATTCTGCTACCCGTCCcgagtaatttttttaattctgttAACGATAAAATAAAACCCCCGTATATGGGTTGTGCAAAAGCCACCTACCAAGCGGCTGTTGAGGGCATGAGAAGTCGCAAGTACAACTTTTCGGACTCCGCTGCCGACGATGGGCAGCAGGTGCTTGACCAGACAGTTCAGCACATTCGCCTCCCGCCTCAAGGTGTCTGCGGATGAACTCGAAGGCGAGTCCTCGTCCGAGGAGCTCCCGCCAGATTCGTCAAAATCTGCATCTTCATCAGCATGCTCTTTGCTGTGCTTGCTTTCGTAATAAGAGTCTGGCCACAGTGGTACGTGGTCCCATAATCCTGCAAGTAAACGTCAGGTGCTCTGGAGGGTCCAATCATAATGAGCTCCTAAAAACTTGAATGAGTAGTTACACAAGATTACACACAGTAGCCAAGTGAGTTCAAAAACAGAACAAGGCAGCTCAAATTCAAAGTTGATACAGATGCATTTGATTAGTGGGTGTGTTATAATCGGGCAAATACTGGCAAATGAATCAGGGGTGTGTTTTGGtgtttttctgcatcttgtttaattcgacccaccaGATAAGTTGGTCAATTTTAGTGATCCCGTCAAGGAagaattaacagaagtcgactgCGCTGTTCTTACATTCAGCCTGGTGCACAAGTGtccataaataaaaataaaaataaagatgaTTACAAACTTCAAGTGGCAATAAGTTGAAAAAAGTATTGCATTTTTATTGGGCACCTAAATGCTACTATATTGCTCTATTTGGTTATGATCACAAGGATGGGATGTCCATTTATAAATGGCAAACACAAAGGCATTAGCCGCAAATGCAGAGCAGGAATGCAAAACTGTTGGAGGCACTGGAAATAAATCCAACACGCTCATGTTCACACAAAGCCAACTCTTTCAACATGCTCACAGAACCACTAAATTATTAGGGCACGTTGCCGGGCTAGTTAATTTGGGTTCATAATAGACAGAGCTAACTTAACATG encodes the following:
- the LOC119466269 gene encoding LOW QUALITY PROTEIN: F-box/LRR-repeat protein 5 (The sequence of the model RefSeq protein was modified relative to this genomic sequence to represent the inferred CDS: deleted 1 base in 1 codon), whose protein sequence is MAPFPEEVDVFSVPHSRMKRLVEVYNEKLGCTDFADYGALESLLHELYQTFREFRCHEQIENQLIMTKLKKKLKALSIHDSAVCNCHSDNRLSDMLALVRDGYSCTNKSATERVNYGLKLQHALIEFTEKFLPHMKEEEEVFQPMLIQYFGYEELKLLKERVIREHTKWQQQCSQEKCHVELENIDQKADTDEEETDDLPSWADMPQEILFDIFSRLNARDRSVCGGVCKSWYSISREPALWKDLMPVHWALGLWDHVPLWPDSYYESKHSKEHADEDADFDESGGSSSDEDSPSSSSADTLRREANVLNCLVKHLLPIVGSGVRKVVLATSHALNSRLLRSILKLCPKVSHLDISYTDTGDTAFKGLEENGACSQLEHIDLSGCSWLTDVGLSRLARCLLQRRRALVDGCFASCDRYSTSSPSSSNLSWNSLDAWDDRAADVNQRAPVVVHGRSRFCDACPFRSHCSGVVNVLSELDLSDSGAVSYYASAKQGLTQEGSSGVGGLRHLNLSGCFGITDSGLLFLANWDLLSHLEYLDVSGCFQLTGEGLRELMLGTPRLQPKNLFYCDYVDNGPFQDSANGCQNLQCFSRACCQSGE